In Rubrivirga marina, the following are encoded in one genomic region:
- a CDS encoding CsbD family protein — protein MDDITNDAQRKLHKEEARGRKEQAAGAFDEVKGKVKKAVGDAMDNERMQAEGAAEEMGGKARKKAGDTYADAADRAEDAID, from the coding sequence ATGGACGACATCACCAACGACGCGCAGCGCAAACTCCACAAGGAGGAAGCCCGCGGGCGCAAGGAGCAGGCGGCCGGCGCCTTCGACGAGGTCAAGGGCAAGGTCAAGAAGGCCGTCGGCGACGCGATGGACAACGAGCGGATGCAGGCCGAAGGCGCGGCCGAGGAGATGGGCGGGAAGGCCCGCAAGAAGGCCGGCGACACCTACGCCGACGCGGCCGACCGGGCCGAGGACGCCATCGACTAG
- the fdxA gene encoding ferredoxin FdxA — MPYVVAQPCINCKHTDCVEVCPVDCFYEGPNFLAIHPDECIDCNACVPACPVEAIYADDELPEEWAHYTEWNAYLANQWQALGYNITEKKPELPDAETWASPPESETKNEEDILTWEGAE; from the coding sequence ATGCCCTACGTCGTCGCTCAGCCCTGCATCAACTGCAAGCACACGGACTGCGTCGAGGTCTGCCCCGTCGACTGCTTCTACGAGGGCCCGAACTTCCTCGCGATCCACCCCGACGAGTGCATCGACTGCAACGCCTGCGTGCCGGCGTGCCCTGTCGAGGCCATCTACGCCGACGACGAGCTCCCGGAGGAGTGGGCCCACTACACCGAGTGGAACGCGTACCTCGCCAACCAGTGGCAGGCCCTCGGCTACAACATCACGGAGAAGAAGCCGGAGCTCCCGGACGCCGAGACGTGGGCCTCGCCGCCGGAGTCGGAGACGAAGAACGAGGAGGACATCCTCACATGGGAGGGCGCCGAGTAA
- a CDS encoding ATP-grasp domain-containing protein: MPTCAFLTTDDLDAFVTYDAEAVAPLAALGWTVEDVAWRAEADWDAYDAVVVRSPWDYQDAPDHFLEVLGAIDRSSARLENPLPVIRWNLRKTYLRDLERAGVPVVPTRWAEDGLTAGTLAAAFRQWDVAGVVAKPIVSANADGTFRLGAEADGVEALSALADRPSLVQPFVPAVVEEGEYSVFAFGGAVSHAILKTPAAGDFRVQEEHGGVIRGVEPEPALLDLTHRALAAVPHDRPLLYARVDAVRMPDGAWAVMELELIEPSLYFSYSEGSAARFAAVLDALCR, encoded by the coding sequence ATGCCCACCTGCGCCTTCCTCACCACCGACGACCTCGACGCCTTCGTGACGTACGACGCCGAGGCCGTGGCGCCCCTCGCCGCGCTCGGGTGGACCGTCGAGGACGTCGCATGGCGCGCCGAGGCCGACTGGGACGCCTACGACGCCGTCGTCGTCCGGTCGCCCTGGGATTACCAGGACGCCCCGGATCACTTCTTGGAGGTGCTCGGCGCCATCGACCGGTCGTCGGCGCGGCTGGAGAACCCGCTGCCGGTGATCCGCTGGAACCTCCGCAAGACGTACCTCCGCGACCTGGAGCGCGCCGGCGTGCCCGTCGTCCCGACGCGCTGGGCGGAGGACGGCCTGACCGCCGGCACGCTGGCCGCGGCCTTCCGTCAGTGGGACGTGGCTGGGGTCGTCGCCAAGCCGATCGTCAGCGCCAACGCTGACGGGACGTTCCGCCTCGGCGCCGAGGCGGACGGGGTCGAGGCGCTGTCGGCGCTCGCTGACCGGCCGTCTCTCGTCCAGCCATTCGTGCCGGCGGTCGTGGAGGAGGGCGAGTACTCCGTCTTCGCGTTCGGCGGGGCCGTCAGCCACGCGATCCTCAAGACGCCGGCTGCGGGCGACTTCCGGGTGCAGGAGGAGCACGGCGGCGTGATTCGCGGCGTGGAGCCGGAGCCCGCGCTCCTCGACCTCACGCACCGCGCGCTCGCCGCCGTGCCCCACGACCGCCCGCTCCTTTACGCCCGCGTCGACGCCGTGCGGATGCCCGACGGCGCGTGGGCGGTGATGGAGCTCGAACTCATCGAGCCGTCGCTGTACTTCTCCTATTCGGAGGGATCGGCCGCCCGCTTCGCCGCGGTCCTCGACGCGCTGTGCCGATGA